The Victivallaceae bacterium genome contains a region encoding:
- the nusA gene encoding transcription termination factor NusA: MNKDLIAIFEYMEREKGIKRSIVVEAIETALKIAAKKTIKEDANISVTVNSRTGDIEVFCEKEIVDICEDPAWEISLENAREYDPDCEIGQYIDVPFTSENFGRIAAQAARQIIGQKLRNAERDVIYEVYRDRVNEIVTGVIKRFSRGSNLIIDLGKVEAILPSRCYPKTEKYKPGDKICALLYEVQDAEDGHAEVILSRSHPEFVKQLFIQEVPELEDHVVEIVKIAREAGYRTKMAVSSIDPKTDPVGCFVGVRGVRVKNIIRELNDEKIDIVTYSSSPTDLLYNLLQPIEIQKMVVYPDDKVISIVVNDSDYATVIGKKGVNARLITQLIEHELEIQRTSEYNKLLEIQRSQLAELDDPSLDLPLEIENISKLVVQNLVQSGYDTLRKVLLASVNDLASVPGISIELAYKILEQVSKYGESKIDKKFEAEN; the protein is encoded by the coding sequence ATGAATAAAGATCTTATAGCTATTTTTGAATACATGGAAAGGGAGAAAGGAATCAAACGTTCCATTGTTGTCGAAGCTATTGAAACGGCTCTTAAAATTGCAGCCAAGAAGACAATCAAGGAGGATGCTAACATTTCCGTCACGGTTAATTCAAGAACGGGAGACATCGAAGTTTTTTGTGAAAAAGAAATTGTCGATATCTGTGAGGATCCTGCATGGGAAATTTCTCTTGAGAATGCTAGAGAGTACGACCCGGATTGTGAGATCGGTCAATACATAGATGTTCCTTTTACTTCGGAAAACTTCGGAAGAATAGCTGCTCAGGCCGCTCGACAAATCATAGGACAAAAATTACGCAATGCCGAAAGGGACGTTATTTACGAAGTCTATAGAGATCGTGTTAACGAGATCGTTACGGGAGTTATTAAACGATTTTCTCGAGGTTCCAATTTAATTATTGATCTTGGGAAAGTCGAAGCAATTCTTCCTTCACGTTGTTATCCTAAAACCGAAAAATACAAACCCGGTGACAAAATCTGCGCTCTTTTATATGAGGTTCAGGATGCCGAAGACGGGCATGCGGAAGTTATTTTGAGTAGATCTCATCCGGAATTCGTCAAGCAGCTGTTTATACAAGAGGTTCCCGAACTTGAAGACCATGTCGTGGAAATCGTAAAAATAGCCAGAGAAGCAGGATATCGAACTAAGATGGCGGTATCGTCTATAGATCCTAAAACAGATCCGGTTGGATGTTTCGTTGGAGTAAGAGGAGTCCGAGTTAAGAATATCATTCGAGAACTGAATGATGAAAAGATAGATATCGTTACCTACTCGTCTAGTCCTACAGATCTTTTATATAATTTGTTACAACCCATTGAAATTCAAAAAATGGTCGTTTACCCTGACGATAAGGTTATTTCTATTGTCGTTAACGATTCCGATTACGCTACTGTGATAGGTAAAAAAGGTGTTAATGCCAGATTGATTACGCAACTGATTGAACATGAGCTCGAAATTCAAAGAACGAGTGAATACAATAAATTATTGGAAATTCAGAGATCGCAATTAGCTGAGCTTGATGATCCAAGTCTGGATCTACCTTTAGAAATAGAAAACATTAGTAAGTTAGTAGTTCAAAACCTTGTTCAGTCGGGATATGACACGTTAAGAAAAGTATTATTGGCTAGTGTCAATGATCTCGCTTCGGTTCCTGGGATTAGTATCGAGCTTGCTTACAAAATACTTGAGCAGGTTAGCAAATACGGAGAGAGCAAAATTGACAAAAAATTTGAAGCTGAAAATTAA
- the infB gene encoding translation initiation factor IF-2: protein MTKNLKLKIKNSQLAKAAGLDKLKEKLAKSKKSKEEIIEANEIKIKETVSISEPLGGLTGQQTDKPRRIRAKSHSSFVPVSETEQPLATNAFDEATYSPTQEDGSMSISTAIASEDSIAVDILDTESYVETTKEVQLETHNHDYLDNEKSCVTTVEKQETKETTPPPVVRLNTTFGPTGRHVKQLLTPSSFNRDNKKPRTNEAGTENKSPFINDRNRNAGSKTRSEESNNKTTTKTDSVTKPSTFSPIKRDGVKKGRNDFHDFRNAQKKSGDNVKSFTGRDRLGLNENSDDDRWRKKRPVKVKKTQEEIAIQRPSHIKIMLPITVKDLAVEMKLKASEIVQRMFIHGLIYVINDLIGDETTVQFIGSEFGCQVSIDNTEKDRIRIVSNTVKEEIIQTNSEDLRARPPVIAFMGHVDHGKTTLVDALRKTNIASQEVGAITQHIGAFRCSTNHGIISILDTPGHEAFFAMRARGAEVCDIVVLVVAGDEGIKEQTIEAITHAKNSNLSVVVAVNKSDKPGYDLEKVYRQLADNNLLPEAWGGTICTVSISAKLGKGLDELLETLALQAEVLELKANPNVRARGIVIESELHKGFGYIATVLIQNGTLRLGDALVLNDVSGRIKTMHDENGKAVKEAAPSTPVLITGLSGMPKAGDSFVVVKNEREARDIVEARIAGQQRYAMQQQRKTFETMLQNKKNLRLIVKADVQGSVEALLNSLNKIKSDKVSIEIVSAGIGEISESDIRLASASKAIIIGLHTAIESHAESLSKNCGVKIFLHTIIYHAIDEVTNLMQSILDPIAEEKELGIAEIKAVFKSSQVGAICGCLVIDGLITRNAKSKLIRNNEIIWRGGISSLRKVKEDVKEVRKGLECGILLDDKGSSLAEIGDLIQCYEIVYHPQKL from the coding sequence TTGACAAAAAATTTGAAGCTGAAAATTAAAAACTCGCAGTTAGCTAAAGCTGCCGGTCTTGATAAATTAAAAGAAAAATTAGCCAAAAGTAAGAAATCTAAAGAAGAGATTATCGAGGCTAATGAAATTAAGATTAAAGAGACTGTTTCCATTTCCGAGCCTTTAGGTGGATTAACGGGGCAACAGACCGATAAACCCCGAAGAATTAGGGCAAAATCCCATTCTTCGTTCGTTCCGGTGTCTGAAACAGAACAACCTTTAGCGACGAACGCTTTCGATGAAGCCACGTATTCGCCTACACAAGAAGACGGTTCGATGAGTATATCGACAGCGATCGCTTCTGAAGACTCAATTGCAGTTGATATTCTCGATACCGAATCCTACGTGGAAACTACAAAAGAAGTACAGCTCGAAACTCATAATCATGATTATTTAGACAATGAAAAATCGTGTGTTACTACTGTAGAAAAACAAGAAACTAAGGAGACAACGCCTCCTCCCGTCGTTAGATTGAATACTACTTTTGGCCCTACAGGACGACACGTAAAACAGTTACTAACACCTTCTTCGTTCAATAGGGATAATAAAAAACCCAGGACCAATGAAGCGGGAACCGAAAATAAGTCCCCTTTTATAAACGATAGAAATCGAAATGCAGGTTCAAAAACAAGATCGGAAGAAAGTAATAACAAAACCACTACTAAGACGGACTCCGTCACTAAGCCTTCGACTTTCTCTCCGATTAAAAGAGACGGTGTAAAGAAAGGCAGAAATGATTTTCACGATTTTCGTAATGCGCAGAAAAAATCGGGTGACAATGTAAAAAGTTTTACTGGTCGTGATCGATTAGGTTTAAACGAAAATTCCGATGACGACCGTTGGAGAAAAAAGAGACCCGTTAAAGTTAAGAAGACTCAAGAAGAAATTGCTATTCAAAGACCTTCGCATATCAAGATCATGCTTCCGATTACCGTTAAGGATTTAGCTGTCGAAATGAAGCTTAAAGCTTCGGAAATTGTTCAGAGAATGTTTATTCACGGCTTGATTTATGTAATTAACGATCTTATCGGAGACGAAACAACGGTTCAATTTATAGGTTCCGAGTTTGGATGTCAGGTGTCGATCGACAATACGGAAAAAGATCGGATTAGAATTGTTTCTAATACGGTTAAAGAAGAGATTATTCAGACGAATTCTGAAGATTTGAGGGCGAGACCTCCCGTAATAGCTTTTATGGGACACGTAGATCACGGCAAAACGACTCTTGTAGATGCTCTAAGAAAGACTAATATAGCTTCTCAAGAGGTTGGAGCCATCACTCAACATATCGGTGCGTTTCGTTGTTCCACAAACCATGGCATTATTTCCATTCTCGATACACCGGGACATGAAGCATTTTTTGCTATGAGAGCAAGAGGTGCTGAAGTTTGCGATATTGTCGTTTTAGTTGTTGCCGGAGACGAAGGAATCAAAGAACAAACTATAGAAGCTATTACGCATGCAAAAAATTCAAATCTTTCCGTAGTAGTTGCTGTTAATAAAAGTGATAAACCCGGTTATGATTTAGAGAAAGTTTATAGGCAACTAGCTGACAACAACTTACTTCCTGAAGCTTGGGGAGGAACTATTTGCACGGTATCGATTTCAGCAAAACTCGGAAAAGGTTTAGACGAGCTTTTGGAAACATTGGCTTTACAAGCCGAAGTTCTTGAATTAAAGGCCAACCCTAACGTGAGAGCTAGGGGTATTGTTATCGAATCCGAATTACACAAAGGATTCGGTTATATAGCAACGGTTTTAATTCAAAACGGAACTCTCAGATTAGGAGATGCTTTGGTTTTGAATGATGTTTCCGGAAGAATAAAAACTATGCATGACGAAAACGGCAAGGCTGTTAAGGAAGCAGCTCCTTCCACTCCGGTTTTGATCACCGGTTTATCCGGAATGCCGAAAGCCGGAGATTCTTTTGTTGTCGTTAAAAATGAAAGAGAAGCCCGGGATATTGTTGAGGCTCGTATTGCAGGTCAACAACGTTACGCTATGCAACAACAAAGAAAAACCTTTGAAACTATGTTGCAAAACAAAAAGAATCTACGATTAATCGTTAAGGCAGATGTTCAAGGTTCGGTTGAAGCACTTTTGAATTCTCTCAATAAAATTAAATCCGATAAAGTTTCCATTGAAATCGTTTCGGCTGGAATTGGAGAAATATCAGAATCCGATATTAGGCTAGCAAGTGCTTCAAAAGCCATTATTATCGGACTACACACTGCTATAGAGTCACATGCAGAGTCTTTATCGAAAAATTGCGGTGTCAAAATTTTCTTACACACTATTATTTACCATGCAATCGATGAAGTAACTAATTTAATGCAGTCTATTTTGGATCCTATTGCAGAAGAAAAAGAACTTGGGATAGCCGAAATAAAGGCCGTCTTTAAGTCTTCACAAGTCGGGGCCATTTGCGGATGTTTGGTTATTGACGGATTGATTACACGTAATGCTAAATCTAAGTTGATTAGAAATAATGAGATTATATGGAGAGGCGGCATTTCTTCTTTAAGAAAAGTTAAAGAGGATGTCAAAGAAGTCAGGAAAGGTCTTGAGTGCGGGATTCTTCTAGATGATAAAGGATCGTCTCTTGCAGAAATAGGAGACCTAATACAATGTTATGAAATAGTTTATCATCCCCAAAAACTCTAA
- the rbfA gene encoding 30S ribosome-binding factor RbfA: MTEDSRRMQRVNSLIREAIASVILKEVEHPKISNKSITITRVETSKDLQTARIFVSIMSGENSKEETLEALKSSCGFIACKASKQVNLRYFPNLVFYLDEIFSKQDKIENLLWKIRQEERNNNHEFNIE, encoded by the coding sequence ATGACGGAAGATAGTCGTAGAATGCAAAGGGTGAATTCTCTTATTAGAGAAGCGATTGCCTCCGTTATTCTAAAAGAAGTTGAACATCCTAAAATATCCAATAAATCCATTACAATTACGAGAGTTGAAACTTCTAAAGATTTACAGACGGCTCGAATTTTTGTATCGATTATGTCAGGAGAAAATTCTAAAGAAGAAACCTTGGAAGCATTGAAAAGTTCATGCGGATTTATAGCGTGTAAAGCATCCAAACAAGTTAATTTAAGATATTTTCCTAACTTGGTTTTCTATCTTGATGAAATATTTTCCAAACAAGATAAAATCGAAAACTTATTATGGAAAATTCGTCAGGAAGAACGAAACAACAATCATGAATTCAATATCGAATGA
- the truB gene encoding tRNA pseudouridine(55) synthase TruB, giving the protein MMHTVTELKEGLLLIDKPQGRTSFSLIRALTKITKIKKIGHAGTLDPFATGVMVMLIGRKYTRISNELLFQDKEYFAVAQLGMTTDSYDCDGKIVGTSKKIPSQQEIDEAIALFQGEIQQIPPMFSAKKINGRKLYTYARKGEIIDRKPSSVNINIDCVSYMYPEIRFRVSCTKGTYIRSLAHEIGIVLGCGAHLKELKRLKSGNFCIKDCIDGNLLNIPDFDVTPYLRSLPDGETF; this is encoded by the coding sequence ATGATGCATACAGTTACCGAACTTAAAGAAGGTCTTCTATTGATAGATAAGCCGCAAGGACGTACTTCCTTCAGTCTTATTCGAGCACTTACAAAGATTACGAAGATTAAGAAAATAGGACATGCCGGAACCTTAGATCCTTTTGCTACAGGTGTTATGGTTATGCTCATAGGTCGTAAGTATACTCGTATATCTAATGAGCTTTTATTTCAAGATAAAGAGTATTTTGCAGTAGCTCAACTTGGAATGACAACCGATTCTTATGATTGCGACGGAAAAATAGTAGGTACGTCAAAAAAAATTCCTTCACAACAAGAGATCGATGAGGCCATAGCACTGTTTCAAGGAGAAATCCAGCAGATCCCTCCTATGTTTTCGGCAAAGAAAATTAACGGTCGAAAGTTGTATACATATGCTCGAAAAGGAGAGATTATTGATAGAAAACCCTCTTCCGTAAATATAAATATTGATTGTGTGTCTTATATGTATCCCGAAATTCGATTTAGGGTCAGTTGCACCAAAGGAACCTATATCAGAAGTTTGGCTCATGAAATCGGAATTGTTTTGGGATGCGGTGCTCATCTTAAAGAATTAAAGCGATTAAAAAGCGGAAATTTTTGCATAAAAGATTGTATTGACGGTAATTTACTAAATATTCCCGATTTCGACGTTACTCCATATTTGAGATCATTGCCGGATGGAGAAACATTCTAA
- a CDS encoding bifunctional riboflavin kinase/FAD synthetase, translated as MEKHSKSQETVALTIGFFDGVHRGHRSLLQTLSDSADNSYLVTFSKHPKEILNRTTISLLTTFHEKISLIKFYAPKTKILLLPFSKELSDLSPDLFLFAIKKLIPFTKLIIGHDTRIGKDGLGDLPYLRLLGKDLNFDVVAVPAILANNQVISSRAIRVAIMSGDLELAKTFLGRDYSISGTVIKGRAQGTIIGYPTANINPMNICTPPNGVYAGEIIIEGEPILKGTIHIGISPTFQRNSKLLETYIFDFDKCLYGKQMTVRFKRFIREERKFKSILELSDAIKNDVLSVKEYFYSLM; from the coding sequence ATGGAGAAACATTCTAAGAGTCAAGAAACGGTTGCTTTAACTATAGGTTTTTTTGACGGTGTTCATAGAGGTCATAGATCCCTTTTGCAAACACTTTCGGACAGTGCCGATAACTCTTACCTAGTTACTTTTTCAAAGCATCCAAAAGAAATCTTAAATAGGACCACGATCTCCTTGTTGACAACTTTTCACGAAAAGATTTCTCTCATCAAATTCTATGCCCCTAAAACGAAAATTCTTTTATTACCCTTTTCTAAAGAATTATCCGATTTATCTCCGGATCTGTTTCTATTTGCGATAAAAAAATTAATTCCTTTTACTAAATTGATAATCGGTCATGATACAAGAATAGGAAAAGACGGATTAGGCGATCTTCCCTATTTACGCCTTCTCGGAAAAGATTTAAATTTTGATGTCGTCGCTGTTCCGGCAATACTTGCAAACAACCAGGTTATTTCAAGCAGAGCCATTAGAGTTGCCATTATGTCAGGAGATTTGGAATTGGCTAAAACTTTTCTCGGACGCGATTATTCCATATCAGGAACCGTAATCAAAGGTCGAGCTCAAGGAACGATTATCGGCTATCCTACTGCAAATATAAACCCAATGAATATATGCACCCCTCCCAACGGGGTTTATGCCGGAGAAATAATTATTGAAGGAGAGCCGATATTAAAAGGGACGATTCATATCGGAATTTCTCCTACTTTTCAAAGAAACTCAAAATTACTGGAGACATACATTTTTGATTTCGACAAGTGTCTCTATGGTAAACAAATGACCGTAAGATTTAAACGATTTATAAGAGAAGAACGTAAATTTAAATCGATCTTGGAATTATCGGATGCGATAAAAAATGATGTCCTGTCGGTTAAAGAATATTTTTACTCACTTATGTAA
- the ychF gene encoding redox-regulated ATPase YchF produces the protein MGYLECGIVGLPNVGKSSLFNALTGAAVPSSNYPFCTIEPNIGVVPVADERLGELAKLVGSKNVIYSDVKFVDIAGLVKGASKGEGLGNKFLSHIRETAAIAHVVRCFEGSKITHVSGKVEPVSDIETINIELILSDLNSALGIHSRLEKLSKSKKDLLPVLRLMEGIITHLEAGKLLNSLKFNSAESELLKPYPFLTDKPMLYLANVDENALPLMDNAYVREVKEYADSQGCPVVPICARFEEEISELPTEERNEFFTSAGLQESGLNRLVRQVFDLLGLISYFTAGPEESRSWTIKKGSTAVTAAGAIHTDIQKGFIRAEVISFNDIMRCGGRAEARVQGLLRAEGRDYIVCDGDVILFLHK, from the coding sequence ATGGGATACTTGGAATGCGGGATAGTCGGTCTTCCCAACGTAGGGAAGTCAAGTTTGTTTAATGCCTTGACGGGTGCTGCCGTGCCTTCTTCAAACTACCCTTTTTGTACTATTGAACCTAACATCGGGGTCGTACCGGTTGCTGACGAGAGATTAGGTGAGTTAGCGAAATTAGTCGGCAGTAAAAACGTTATCTATAGTGATGTAAAATTCGTTGATATAGCCGGATTGGTTAAAGGTGCCTCTAAAGGTGAGGGATTGGGTAATAAATTTTTGTCCCATATCAGAGAAACTGCTGCTATCGCTCACGTAGTTCGATGTTTTGAAGGTTCTAAGATTACTCATGTATCAGGAAAAGTAGAGCCTGTTTCTGATATCGAAACCATAAATATCGAGTTGATTTTATCGGATCTCAATTCGGCCTTGGGTATTCATTCTCGATTGGAAAAATTATCCAAAAGTAAGAAAGATTTATTACCGGTCTTACGTTTAATGGAAGGAATTATTACTCATTTAGAAGCAGGAAAATTATTGAATTCTCTTAAATTCAACTCAGCAGAGTCAGAGCTTCTTAAGCCGTATCCTTTTTTGACGGATAAACCGATGTTATACTTGGCTAATGTAGATGAAAACGCGCTTCCTTTGATGGATAATGCTTATGTCCGAGAAGTAAAAGAGTATGCCGATAGTCAAGGGTGTCCGGTAGTTCCTATCTGTGCTCGTTTTGAGGAAGAAATTTCGGAATTGCCTACCGAAGAAAGGAATGAATTTTTTACGAGCGCAGGTTTACAAGAGTCCGGATTAAATCGATTAGTTAGACAGGTTTTTGATCTTTTAGGATTAATTTCCTATTTTACCGCAGGTCCTGAAGAAAGTCGTTCGTGGACTATTAAAAAAGGAAGCACGGCAGTAACAGCAGCCGGAGCGATACATACGGACATTCAAAAGGGATTTATTAGAGCTGAGGTCATTTCTTTTAATGATATCATGCGGTGTGGGGGACGAGCCGAGGCTCGAGTTCAAGGATTATTACGGGCGGAAGGTAGAGATTATATCGTTTGTGACGGAGACGTTATTTTGTTTTTACATAAGTGA
- the sctU gene encoding type III secretion system export apparatus subunit SctU: MAEKTEKATPKRLRDARKKGQVAKSQDFPSAITFIVAMWTTFYMANFFYEKLGTFLSGMLIRAPISHNPTEALYFLNQSLMLILTTSLPLLVLVGIIGSLVGFLIVGPTFSTEVFKPDIKKFNPVDNIKQKFKLKTLIELLKSILKVFGAALILYLVVKGEIPLIIQTAGISPIAISEIFKKILYKATIAVGIFFVIVAILDLIYQRFNFSKELKMEKFEVKQEFKDTEGNPEIKGRRKQIAQEIAYEEGTSQIKHAKTVVSNPRDIAIAIGYAPEKYKAPWIIAMGADARAKRIIAEAEKYNVPVMRNVPLAHQLWDEGKELKFIPESTYEAIGEILLYITSLDIQNPNSDYFK; the protein is encoded by the coding sequence ATGGCAGAAAAAACCGAAAAGGCAACCCCAAAAAGGCTTAGGGATGCCAGAAAAAAAGGTCAGGTTGCGAAATCACAAGACTTTCCATCTGCCATTACCTTTATAGTGGCTATGTGGACGACATTCTACATGGCTAACTTTTTCTATGAAAAATTAGGAACTTTCCTCTCCGGAATGTTGATTCGAGCCCCGATTAGTCATAATCCAACCGAAGCTCTTTATTTTCTCAACCAATCGCTGATGCTGATTTTAACGACTTCTCTACCTCTATTGGTACTGGTAGGAATTATAGGGTCTTTAGTAGGATTTCTGATAGTAGGGCCTACTTTTTCTACAGAAGTCTTTAAACCTGACATTAAAAAATTTAATCCCGTAGATAATATAAAACAAAAATTCAAACTGAAAACCTTAATAGAGCTTCTGAAGTCTATCTTAAAGGTATTCGGTGCAGCTTTGATACTTTATCTGGTGGTTAAAGGAGAAATCCCGCTAATCATACAAACAGCAGGAATTTCTCCGATAGCGATATCCGAAATATTTAAAAAAATATTATATAAAGCCACAATAGCTGTAGGTATTTTTTTCGTTATCGTAGCTATATTAGATTTGATTTATCAAAGATTCAATTTTTCTAAAGAATTAAAAATGGAAAAATTCGAAGTCAAACAAGAATTCAAAGATACTGAAGGTAATCCGGAAATTAAGGGAAGACGAAAACAGATTGCCCAAGAAATTGCTTATGAAGAAGGCACTAGTCAAATCAAACACGCTAAAACGGTCGTGTCTAACCCTAGAGATATAGCAATAGCCATAGGATATGCTCCAGAAAAATATAAAGCGCCCTGGATCATTGCAATGGGAGCGGATGCTAGAGCCAAAAGAATCATAGCCGAAGCCGAAAAATATAATGTTCCCGTAATGAGAAACGTACCTCTAGCTCATCAACTCTGGGATGAAGGAAAAGAGTTGAAGTTTATTCCGGAATCCACGTATGAAGCTATTGGGGAGATATTATTATATATTACGTCTCTTGACATACAAAACCCTAACAGCGACTACTTTAAGTAA
- the sctV gene encoding type III secretion system export apparatus subunit SctV codes for MNKFFGFISKTMGGEKALSFINRSSDLLLAVWMIGIVMMIIVPIPSALIDLTITLNLAISMFLMVVALYIPSALQLSVFPSLLLITTMFRLGINIASSRQILLKAYAGEVIQAFGDFVVGGNYVVGFIIFIIITLIQFIVVTKGAERVAEVAARFRLDAMPGKQLAIDADLRAGMIDAGQARDKRSLIQRESELYGAMDGAMKFIKGDVIAGIVISLVNVIGGLIIGVTMLGMELGQAARVYALLSIGDGLVAQIPSLLISLTAGIVTTRVSSDNKNSNLGKEISAQLIKEPRALLISAVAVLIIGFFKGFPLWSFALLAIILGFFGSSLWLRKKEGPKKGSGSGSTVVGSAEGGTPGENSDDYALTLPVILEMGKELSQIVRKGKGNQNFIDDLIPKMRQALYQDIGIKYPGIHVRTDSPSLEGSEYMILLNEIPYVRGKIPTKHLLTNEVEENLQRYNLPFVSYKNASGLPSAWVKEESKVILDKAAIKYWAPPEVIILHLSNFFHKNSQEFLGIQEVRTMMEFMERSFPDLVKEVTRLIPLQKLTEIFKRLVQEGISIKDLRTIMESLSEWAQTEKDTVLLTEYVRSSLKLYISFKFSQGQSSISVYLLDPEIEEIVRGAIKQTSAGSYLALDPDSVNLILKSMRNTITSTPPGGQPPVLLTAIDVRRYVRKLIETEFPNIAVISYQEILPEIRIQPLGRIQIF; via the coding sequence ATGAATAAATTTTTCGGTTTTATTTCGAAAACAATGGGCGGAGAGAAGGCTCTAAGCTTCATTAACAGATCCAGTGATTTACTCTTAGCGGTTTGGATGATAGGCATCGTAATGATGATTATCGTTCCCATACCCTCAGCTTTGATCGACTTAACGATTACACTCAATTTAGCGATATCCATGTTTCTAATGGTAGTGGCTTTATATATTCCGAGTGCTTTGCAGTTATCTGTTTTTCCTTCTCTTTTATTAATTACGACTATGTTTCGTCTCGGTATTAACATTGCCTCTTCAAGACAAATATTATTGAAGGCGTATGCGGGAGAAGTCATTCAAGCATTCGGTGATTTCGTCGTCGGCGGTAATTATGTCGTCGGATTCATTATTTTCATCATTATCACTTTGATTCAATTTATCGTCGTCACTAAAGGTGCTGAGAGAGTTGCCGAAGTTGCTGCTAGATTTAGACTGGATGCCATGCCCGGTAAACAACTTGCCATCGATGCCGATTTACGTGCCGGAATGATTGATGCGGGACAAGCCCGAGATAAAAGGTCTTTAATTCAAAGAGAAAGCGAACTCTATGGAGCCATGGACGGAGCCATGAAGTTCATTAAGGGAGACGTTATCGCCGGTATCGTTATCTCTCTCGTTAACGTGATTGGAGGGTTGATCATCGGAGTGACCATGTTGGGAATGGAGCTGGGACAGGCAGCTCGTGTTTATGCACTACTGTCTATCGGTGATGGGCTTGTTGCTCAAATTCCGTCTCTCCTTATTTCCTTAACCGCCGGTATTGTAACTACTCGAGTTTCAAGCGATAATAAGAACAGTAATCTGGGTAAAGAAATTTCCGCTCAATTGATTAAAGAGCCACGAGCTCTTTTGATTTCTGCGGTAGCCGTTTTAATTATCGGATTTTTCAAAGGTTTCCCTCTTTGGAGTTTTGCTTTATTAGCCATAATACTCGGATTCTTCGGTTCCTCTCTTTGGTTAAGGAAAAAAGAAGGACCTAAAAAAGGCAGCGGCTCCGGTTCTACAGTCGTAGGCTCTGCAGAAGGCGGAACGCCCGGAGAAAATTCGGACGATTACGCCTTAACCCTACCGGTTATTTTAGAAATGGGTAAGGAATTATCCCAAATCGTACGAAAAGGTAAAGGAAATCAAAATTTTATCGACGATTTGATTCCGAAAATGCGTCAAGCCCTTTATCAAGATATCGGAATCAAATATCCAGGTATTCACGTAAGAACGGACTCTCCATCTTTAGAAGGATCGGAATACATGATTCTTCTCAATGAGATTCCTTACGTGAGAGGAAAAATTCCTACCAAGCATTTATTGACCAATGAAGTTGAAGAAAATCTACAAAGATACAATCTTCCGTTCGTTAGCTATAAAAACGCTTCCGGCTTGCCTTCGGCATGGGTGAAGGAAGAATCGAAAGTCATTTTAGATAAAGCCGCTATAAAATACTGGGCTCCTCCCGAAGTCATTATTCTCCACTTATCAAACTTTTTTCATAAGAATTCGCAAGAATTTTTGGGCATTCAAGAAGTACGTACTATGATGGAGTTCATGGAACGTTCATTCCCCGATTTAGTGAAAGAAGTAACAAGACTGATTCCTTTACAGAAACTGACGGAAATATTCAAACGTCTCGTTCAAGAAGGTATTTCGATTAAAGATTTGAGAACGATTATGGAATCCCTGAGCGAATGGGCACAAACGGAAAAAGATACAGTATTACTCACTGAATACGTTCGTTCTTCATTGAAACTCTATATCAGCTTTAAATTTTCTCAAGGGCAATCATCCATTTCGGTGTATTTATTAGATCCTGAAATTGAAGAAATCGTTAGAGGAGCCATCAAACAAACTTCCGCAGGTTCTTATTTAGCTTTGGATCCGGATTCTGTTAACTTAATATTAAAATCAATGAGAAATACGATTACATCTACACCTCCCGGAGGACAACCTCCCGTTCTCTTGACAGCAATTGACGTTAGAAGATATGTAAGAAAATTAATCGAAACCGAGTTTCCGAATATCGCGGTTATTTCCTATCAAGAGATTCTTCCTGAAATTAGAATACAACCTCTCGGTAGAATCCAAATCTTCTAA